In one Bradyrhizobium cosmicum genomic region, the following are encoded:
- a CDS encoding ABC transporter ATP-binding protein/permease: MKNIIATLAIVWRIAVPYFRSEDKWVGRGLLAAVIAMELALVAIDVLVNQWQNRFYTALQNSDWDAFVTQIWIFVGLAFTFIALAVYKLYLNQWLQIRWRQWLTRHYLGEWLQDATHYRMQLKGDAADNPDQRITEDVKNFVEQTLTIGLGLLSSIVTLFSFVIILWGLSNAAPLHLFGQDLMIPGYLCWGALIYAIFGTALTHWIGAPLVNLNFEQQRYEADFRFNLVRVRENSEQIALLKGEGAERSRLLDRFGFVIGNWYAIMSRTKRLTAFTASYQQAAVIFPYVLVAPAFFAKKIQLGDMMQTASAFSSVQGALSFFVTAYRSLAEWRSIVARLDGFEMSVDSAAHLPAHEPAITLKATDGGRTIGLEELCVNLPNGTPLVAADAFSIQAPERVLVTGPSGSGKSTLFRAIAGIWPFGTGTIVIPEKAKLMMLPQRPYFPVGLLRDAVVYPAAPGAFEAADVRGALLAVGLPGLAERLDEDGHWNRMLSLGEQQRLGLARALLHVPDYLFLDEATASLDEPSEARLYRLLAEKLPQATIVSIGHRSTLDAFHTRKVTMAKRGEIHVLGDAGKPAEAEPSVAR; this comes from the coding sequence GTGAAGAACATCATCGCCACCCTCGCGATCGTCTGGCGAATCGCCGTTCCCTATTTCCGGTCGGAGGACAAGTGGGTGGGGCGCGGCCTGCTCGCCGCCGTCATCGCGATGGAGCTGGCGCTGGTCGCGATCGACGTGCTGGTGAACCAGTGGCAGAACCGGTTCTACACTGCGTTGCAGAACAGCGACTGGGACGCCTTCGTCACGCAGATCTGGATCTTCGTCGGCCTCGCTTTCACCTTTATCGCGCTGGCCGTCTACAAGCTTTACCTGAACCAATGGCTTCAGATCCGCTGGAGGCAATGGCTGACCCGGCACTATCTGGGCGAATGGCTGCAAGACGCCACGCATTACCGCATGCAGCTCAAGGGCGATGCGGCCGACAACCCCGACCAGCGCATCACCGAGGACGTCAAGAACTTCGTCGAGCAGACCCTGACGATTGGGCTCGGCCTGCTCTCGTCGATCGTGACGCTGTTCTCGTTCGTCATCATCCTCTGGGGCCTGTCCAACGCCGCACCGCTGCACCTGTTCGGCCAGGATCTGATGATCCCCGGCTATCTGTGCTGGGGCGCGCTGATCTACGCGATCTTCGGCACCGCGCTGACTCACTGGATCGGCGCCCCGCTGGTCAATCTCAATTTCGAGCAGCAGCGCTATGAAGCGGATTTCCGCTTCAACCTCGTTCGCGTGCGCGAGAACTCCGAGCAGATCGCGCTGCTCAAGGGCGAAGGCGCCGAACGCTCGCGCCTGCTGGATCGCTTCGGCTTCGTGATCGGCAACTGGTACGCCATCATGAGCCGGACCAAGCGCCTCACCGCGTTCACGGCAAGCTATCAGCAGGCCGCCGTGATCTTCCCCTACGTGCTGGTCGCGCCGGCGTTCTTCGCCAAGAAGATCCAGCTCGGCGACATGATGCAGACCGCCTCCGCCTTCTCCAGCGTGCAGGGCGCGCTATCGTTCTTCGTCACGGCCTACCGGTCGCTCGCGGAATGGCGCTCGATCGTTGCGCGTCTCGACGGCTTCGAGATGTCGGTCGATTCCGCCGCGCACCTGCCGGCGCATGAGCCGGCCATCACCCTCAAGGCCACTGACGGCGGCCGCACGATCGGGCTCGAGGAGCTCTGCGTGAACCTGCCCAACGGCACCCCGCTGGTGGCGGCCGACGCGTTCTCCATTCAGGCGCCGGAACGGGTGCTGGTGACCGGGCCGTCGGGCTCGGGCAAGTCGACGCTGTTCCGCGCCATCGCCGGCATCTGGCCGTTCGGCACCGGCACCATCGTCATTCCCGAGAAGGCGAAGCTGATGATGCTGCCGCAGCGTCCCTACTTCCCGGTTGGCCTGTTGCGCGACGCGGTGGTTTATCCCGCCGCCCCGGGCGCATTCGAGGCTGCCGATGTTCGGGGTGCGCTGCTGGCTGTCGGGCTGCCCGGCCTCGCCGAGCGGCTGGACGAGGACGGCCACTGGAACCGGATGCTGTCACTCGGCGAGCAGCAGCGCCTCGGACTTGCCCGCGCGCTGCTGCATGTGCCGGATTATCTCTTCCTGGACGAGGCCACCGCCTCGCTGGACGAGCCGTCCGAGGCCCGGCTGTACCGGTTGCTGGCGGAGAAGCTGCCGCAGGCCACCATCGTCTCGATCGGCCACCGCTCGACGCTCGACGCCTTCCATACCCGCAAGGTGACGATGGCGAAGCGCGGCGAGATCCACGTCCTCGGCGATGCGGGCAAGCCGGCCGAGGCGGAGCCTAGCGTGGCGCGCTGA
- a CDS encoding TorF family putative porin, translating into MKKVTLLATALAMVAGSAFAADMPVKAKKAPPVVAFDPWDVAFGGAIMSDYVFRGITQSNHKPSVSAYFEPRYNVTKDLQLYVGVAGESISFPNRAAAEIDIYGGIRPTFGAFAFDIGVWGYLYPGGTCYFGGTGIDNAGVDQGPGCAEKALLNTNVIKKDLSFFEVYGKGTYTVNDNWSFGFTEYYTPSYLNSGAWGNYASVVGKYIAPSTVFGPSGVGMYVSGEFGRQWLGTSDSFYGVPQFPNGIKYADYNTWNIGIGFTYKVATLDLRYSDTNLSKGDCNAFTSDFAARGNITAFSGTSVTPINPSGVGSNWCGATGIAKLSFDLTAMSNLK; encoded by the coding sequence ATGAAAAAAGTGACTTTGTTGGCAACGGCGCTGGCAATGGTGGCGGGTTCGGCTTTCGCGGCAGACATGCCGGTGAAGGCCAAGAAGGCTCCGCCCGTGGTTGCCTTCGACCCCTGGGACGTCGCCTTCGGCGGCGCCATCATGAGCGATTACGTCTTCCGCGGTATCACCCAGTCGAACCACAAGCCGTCGGTCTCGGCCTATTTCGAGCCGCGCTACAACGTCACCAAGGACCTGCAGCTCTATGTCGGCGTCGCCGGTGAGAGCATCTCCTTCCCGAACCGCGCCGCGGCCGAAATCGACATCTACGGCGGTATCCGCCCGACCTTCGGCGCCTTTGCGTTCGACATCGGCGTCTGGGGCTACCTGTATCCGGGTGGGACCTGCTACTTCGGCGGCACTGGCATCGACAACGCCGGCGTGGACCAAGGCCCTGGCTGCGCCGAGAAGGCCCTGCTCAACACCAACGTGATCAAGAAGGACCTCAGCTTCTTCGAAGTCTACGGCAAGGGCACCTACACGGTGAACGACAACTGGTCGTTCGGCTTCACCGAATACTACACCCCGAGCTATTTGAACTCGGGCGCTTGGGGCAACTACGCTTCGGTCGTCGGCAAGTACATCGCGCCCAGCACGGTCTTCGGTCCGAGCGGCGTCGGCATGTACGTCTCGGGTGAGTTCGGTCGTCAGTGGCTCGGCACTTCCGACAGCTTCTATGGCGTCCCGCAGTTCCCGAACGGCATCAAGTACGCCGACTACAACACCTGGAACATCGGCATCGGCTTCACCTACAAAGTCGCCACGCTGGACCTGCGTTACTCCGACACCAACCTCTCCAAGGGTGATTGCAACGCTTTCACCAGCGACTTTGCGGCTCGCGGCAACATCACCGCTTTCTCTGGCACCTCTGTGACCCCGATCAATCCGTCGGGCGTCGGCTCCAACTGGTGCGGCGCCACCGGCATTGCCAAGCTGTCGTTCGACCTGACGGCAATGAGCAATCTGAAGTAA
- a CDS encoding histone, with translation MAKAKKKKSKKAKKAKKAVAAKKTAKKAAKKSAKKSAKKSAKKSTKKSAKKAAPKKAVKKSAKKAVKKAAPKKAAKKAAPKKAKAAPPPKPSAPAAAPSPEPAAETSWAMPSSSAEPTPAEGQG, from the coding sequence ATGGCGAAAGCAAAGAAGAAAAAAAGCAAGAAGGCCAAAAAGGCCAAGAAGGCTGTAGCGGCGAAGAAGACCGCGAAGAAGGCAGCCAAGAAGTCCGCTAAGAAATCTGCCAAGAAGTCTGCAAAGAAATCCACGAAGAAGTCTGCCAAGAAGGCCGCGCCGAAGAAGGCTGTGAAGAAGTCGGCCAAGAAGGCTGTCAAGAAGGCAGCGCCGAAGAAGGCCGCCAAGAAAGCGGCACCGAAGAAGGCGAAGGCAGCTCCCCCGCCGAAGCCGTCAGCACCGGCTGCTGCTCCGTCTCCGGAGCCCGCCGCCGAGACAAGCTGGGCGATGCCTTCGTCTTCTGCGGAACCGACACCGGCTGAAGGGCAGGGGTAG
- the glcF gene encoding glycolate oxidase subunit GlcF → MKTEFSLAQLADPDIAQADKILRACVHCGFCTATCPTYVLLGDELDSPRGRIYLIKEMLEKDETPTAEVVKHVDRCLSCLACMTTCPSGVNYMHLVDQARVRIEQRYQRPLTERLLRQVLAFVLPDPRRFRASMWLARLARPLAMLLPTPRPAATPGLILRLKAMLALAPNRLPAPGPLPGSVFAALGKKRGRVALLQGCAQQVLAPRINQAAISLLTRHGIEVVLVRDEQCCGALTHHLGNDRDALGRARANVMAWQKEAAKEGLDAILVTTSGCGTVIKDYGYLLREDAAFAADAAKVSALAKDITEYVAGLGLESKTRLDNIVVAYHSACSLQHGQKITGLPKELLSKNGFVVKDVPESHLCCGSAGTYNILQPELAGRLRDRKVANIASVQPDMIAAGNIGCMVQIASGTSVPVVHTIELLDWATGGSRPALNTSS, encoded by the coding sequence ATGAAGACCGAATTCTCGCTGGCGCAACTCGCCGACCCCGATATCGCGCAAGCCGACAAGATCCTGCGCGCCTGTGTCCATTGCGGCTTCTGCACCGCAACCTGCCCGACCTATGTGCTGCTCGGCGACGAGCTCGATAGCCCGCGCGGCCGCATCTACCTGATCAAGGAGATGCTGGAGAAGGACGAGACCCCGACGGCGGAGGTGGTCAAGCATGTCGACCGCTGCCTGTCGTGCCTGGCCTGCATGACGACCTGCCCCTCCGGGGTGAACTATATGCACCTCGTCGATCAGGCCCGGGTCAGGATCGAGCAGCGCTACCAGAGGCCGCTGACCGAGCGGCTGCTACGCCAGGTGCTGGCTTTCGTGTTGCCAGACCCGCGACGCTTTCGCGCCAGCATGTGGCTGGCGAGGCTGGCCCGTCCGCTCGCAATGTTGCTGCCGACGCCGCGGCCCGCGGCCACGCCCGGCCTGATCCTGCGCCTCAAGGCCATGCTGGCGCTGGCCCCGAACCGGCTGCCGGCGCCCGGCCCGCTTCCGGGCAGCGTGTTCGCGGCACTCGGCAAAAAGCGCGGCCGTGTCGCGCTGCTCCAGGGTTGCGCCCAGCAAGTGCTGGCGCCGCGCATCAACCAGGCCGCCATCAGTCTTCTCACCCGCCACGGCATCGAGGTCGTCCTGGTCAGGGACGAGCAGTGCTGCGGTGCGCTGACCCATCACCTCGGCAACGACCGGGATGCGTTGGGGCGGGCGCGCGCCAATGTCATGGCGTGGCAGAAGGAAGCGGCGAAGGAGGGGCTCGACGCCATCCTGGTGACGACGTCCGGCTGCGGCACCGTGATCAAGGACTACGGCTATCTGCTGCGCGAGGACGCTGCGTTCGCAGCCGATGCGGCCAAGGTGTCCGCCCTCGCCAAGGACATCACCGAATACGTCGCCGGTCTCGGACTCGAGTCGAAGACGCGACTGGACAACATCGTCGTCGCCTATCACTCCGCATGCTCGTTGCAGCACGGACAGAAAATCACGGGCCTTCCGAAAGAATTGCTTTCCAAGAATGGATTCGTGGTGAAAGATGTGCCGGAGAGCCATTTGTGTTGCGGTTCGGCGGGGACCTACAACATTCTCCAACCCGAGCTTGCGGGCCGGTTGCGCGATCGCAAGGTCGCCAACATCGCAAGCGTCCAGCCGGACATGATTGCCGCGGGCAATATTGGCTGCATGGTGCAGATTGCCAGCGGCACGTCAGTTCCGGTCGTACACACGATTGAGCTTCTCGATTGGGCTACGGGCGGGTCGCGGCCGGCACTGAACACGTCGAGCTGA
- a CDS encoding FAD-binding protein → MDTLRVRDAKDVEEVVRAAIANEQPLEIIGHGSKRGIGHAMATNAVLDVSALNAITAYEPNELIVTLQAGAPLADVLSLIDAKNQQFAFEPMNTAPLLGTPPSGTIGGMIAAGLAGPRRIKAGGARDHLLGAHAVSGFGDSFKTGGKVVKNVTGYDLCKLLAGSWGTLSVMTEITLKVMPKPEAERTLLLRGLDDAAANKAMTAALGSPYDVSAAAHLPKSASRAGTEGLGDIADQGEALTVLRLEGITASAAHRAGSLRELLAPFGTATLIEDTASSVLWATIRDVLPFAASGALGAWPVWRIVCPPASGAALGTQLVRETGGEVIYDWGGGLIWAALPPKADAHAPAVRQRADAVGGHATLIRAAEDVRSMVDVFHPQTAGIAALSDRVRASFDPKAILNRGRLTRGAAE, encoded by the coding sequence GTGGATACGCTCAGGGTCAGAGACGCCAAAGACGTCGAAGAGGTGGTGCGCGCGGCGATTGCCAATGAGCAGCCGCTCGAGATCATCGGTCATGGCTCCAAGCGCGGCATCGGTCATGCGATGGCGACCAATGCCGTTCTCGACGTCTCCGCGCTGAATGCGATCACCGCCTACGAGCCCAACGAGCTGATCGTTACGCTGCAGGCCGGCGCGCCGCTGGCCGACGTGCTGTCGCTGATCGATGCCAAGAACCAGCAATTCGCCTTTGAGCCGATGAACACGGCACCGCTGCTCGGCACGCCGCCGTCAGGCACCATCGGCGGCATGATCGCGGCCGGGCTCGCCGGTCCGCGTCGGATCAAGGCGGGTGGGGCCCGCGACCATCTCCTGGGCGCGCATGCCGTGTCCGGTTTCGGTGACAGCTTCAAGACCGGCGGCAAGGTGGTGAAGAACGTCACCGGCTACGACCTCTGCAAACTGCTGGCGGGGTCTTGGGGCACCTTGTCGGTGATGACCGAGATCACGCTCAAGGTGATGCCGAAGCCGGAAGCGGAGCGGACGCTGCTGCTGCGTGGGCTCGACGATGCTGCCGCCAACAAGGCGATGACCGCGGCGCTCGGCTCGCCCTATGACGTCTCTGCCGCCGCTCATCTGCCGAAATCGGCGTCCCGGGCCGGGACCGAAGGACTCGGCGATATCGCGGACCAGGGCGAAGCTCTGACCGTGCTACGGCTGGAGGGCATCACGGCCTCCGCCGCGCACCGAGCCGGCTCGCTGCGCGAATTGCTGGCGCCGTTTGGAACCGCGACGTTGATCGAGGACACCGCGTCGTCGGTCCTGTGGGCCACGATCCGCGACGTGCTGCCGTTCGCGGCCAGCGGCGCGCTCGGCGCCTGGCCGGTGTGGCGGATTGTCTGTCCGCCGGCCTCGGGAGCGGCGCTCGGCACGCAATTGGTGCGCGAGACCGGCGGTGAGGTGATCTACGATTGGGGCGGCGGGCTGATCTGGGCCGCGCTGCCGCCGAAGGCCGATGCGCACGCCCCGGCCGTGCGCCAGCGTGCTGATGCCGTCGGCGGGCATGCCACGCTGATCCGCGCGGCCGAGGATGTCAGGAGCATGGTGGACGTGTTCCACCCGCAGACGGCGGGGATCGCCGCGTTGAGCGATCGGGTCCGGGCCAGTTTCGATCCAAAAGCCATTCTCAACCGGGGAAGGCTGACGCGGGGCGCTGCTGAATGA
- a CDS encoding FAD-linked oxidase C-terminal domain-containing protein: MAIMMPASDQSVLARRAQIIAALRAIVPGEGVIDSAAEMRVYESDGLTAYRQPPMVVVLPDTTEQVSLVLKYCAAQGIKVVPRGSGTSLSGGALPLEDGVLLGLGKFKRIREIDFDNRVVVTEPGVTNLAISQAVAHAGFYYAPDPSSQIACSIGGNVAENSGGVHCLKYGMTTNNVLGCEIVLMSGEILRIGGKSAENSGYDLMGVITGSEGLLGVITEITVRILQKPETARALMVGFAEVEAAGECVARIIGAGIIPGGMEMMDKPAIHAAEAFVHAGYPLDVEALLIIELDGPKIEVDELITRVEAIANACGSTTCQISTSEAERNLFWAGRKAAFPAVGRISPDYLCMDGTIPRGALPKALARIRELSEKYQLGCANVFHAGDGNLHPLILYDANKPGEIERAEAFGADILRACVEFGGVLTGEHGVGIEKRDLMPEMFSEVDLNQQQRLKCAFDAQGLLNPGKVFPTLHRCAELGRMHVHAGRLAFPDIPRF, encoded by the coding sequence ATGGCCATTATGATGCCTGCGAGCGACCAGTCCGTGCTCGCGCGCCGCGCGCAGATCATTGCTGCGTTGCGTGCAATCGTGCCCGGCGAGGGCGTGATCGACAGCGCCGCCGAGATGCGAGTTTATGAATCCGACGGGCTGACTGCTTATCGGCAACCCCCGATGGTCGTGGTGCTGCCCGATACGACCGAGCAGGTCTCGCTCGTCCTGAAATATTGTGCAGCGCAGGGTATCAAGGTGGTGCCGCGCGGCTCGGGTACCTCGCTTTCGGGTGGTGCGCTGCCGCTTGAAGACGGCGTTCTGCTGGGGCTCGGCAAGTTCAAGCGCATCCGCGAAATCGATTTCGACAACCGCGTCGTCGTCACCGAACCCGGCGTCACCAATCTCGCCATCAGCCAGGCGGTCGCGCATGCCGGCTTCTACTACGCGCCCGATCCGTCCTCGCAGATCGCGTGCTCGATCGGCGGCAATGTCGCGGAGAATTCCGGCGGCGTGCACTGCCTCAAATACGGCATGACCACCAACAACGTGCTCGGTTGCGAGATTGTCCTGATGAGCGGCGAGATCCTGCGCATCGGCGGCAAGTCTGCGGAGAACTCCGGTTACGATCTGATGGGCGTCATCACCGGCTCCGAGGGGCTGCTCGGCGTCATCACCGAGATCACGGTGCGCATCCTGCAGAAGCCCGAGACGGCGCGCGCGCTGATGGTCGGCTTCGCAGAGGTCGAGGCGGCCGGCGAATGCGTGGCGCGCATCATTGGTGCCGGCATCATTCCCGGCGGCATGGAGATGATGGACAAGCCCGCGATCCACGCTGCTGAAGCCTTCGTCCACGCCGGCTATCCGCTCGACGTGGAAGCGCTGCTGATCATCGAGCTCGACGGTCCCAAGATCGAGGTCGACGAGCTGATCACGCGCGTCGAGGCCATTGCGAATGCTTGCGGCTCGACGACCTGCCAGATCTCGACCTCGGAGGCCGAGCGCAATCTGTTTTGGGCGGGCCGCAAGGCCGCGTTTCCGGCCGTTGGCCGCATCTCGCCCGACTATCTCTGCATGGACGGCACCATCCCGCGCGGCGCGCTGCCGAAGGCGCTGGCGCGCATCCGCGAGCTCTCGGAGAAATACCAGCTCGGCTGCGCCAACGTGTTCCACGCCGGCGACGGCAATCTGCATCCGCTGATCCTCTACGATGCCAACAAGCCCGGCGAGATCGAGCGCGCCGAGGCCTTCGGCGCCGACATCCTGCGCGCCTGCGTCGAGTTCGGCGGCGTGCTCACCGGCGAGCACGGCGTGGGCATCGAGAAGCGCGACCTCATGCCCGAGATGTTTTCGGAAGTCGACCTCAACCAGCAGCAGCGGCTGAAATGCGCCTTCGACGCGCAAGGCCTGCTCAATCCCGGCAAGGTGTTTCCGACCCTGCACCGCTGCGCCGAGCTCGGCCGCATGCACGTGCACGCGGGTAGGCTGGCGTTTCCGGACATCCCGCGGTTCTAG
- the cycA gene encoding cytochrome c-550 CycA translates to MKKLTFGALMILTVTATASAAMAQDVAAGKTSFNKCLACHAIGEGAKNKVGPELNGLNGRKSGTAPDYNYSDANKNSGITWDEAVFKEYIKDPKAKIPGTKMAFAGIKNETEINNLWAFVSQFDKDGKIKQ, encoded by the coding sequence ATGAAAAAACTGACTTTTGGCGCGCTGATGATCCTCACCGTCACTGCCACAGCGTCCGCCGCGATGGCGCAGGATGTTGCCGCCGGCAAAACGTCGTTCAACAAGTGCCTGGCCTGCCACGCGATCGGCGAAGGCGCCAAGAACAAGGTCGGTCCCGAGCTCAACGGCCTCAACGGCCGCAAGTCGGGCACCGCGCCCGACTACAATTACTCGGACGCGAACAAGAATTCCGGCATCACCTGGGACGAGGCGGTGTTCAAGGAGTACATCAAGGACCCCAAGGCCAAGATTCCCGGCACCAAGATGGCTTTCGCCGGCATCAAGAACGAGACCGAGATCAACAATCTCTGGGCCTTTGTCTCGCAGTTCGACAAGGACGGAAAGATCAAGCAGTAA
- a CDS encoding alpha/beta fold hydrolase translates to MIVISVVTALALLALVTQAGIVAVQRAHPPQGRMIEVDGATLHVVDIGPRDSGVPIVMLHGASSNLEAMRRPLGDLLARDHRIILIDRPGHGWSTRARRQDSTPGIQARMIDEALGKLGIDRAVFVVHSWSGALGTRIALDHAGRVAGLVMLAPVTHPWRGGVGRYNEIIATPVIGPLLAYTVTLPLGYFVAEAGARSVFLPQTMPDGFVKDSATPLLLRPREFIANAYDLVTLKEAVAAQAPRYAEIVAPVTIIAGEPDKTVSTNIHARPFAAMVPNAKLIVLPHLGHMVQNAVPDLVKAEIETMIRHIVPAQAAAD, encoded by the coding sequence ATGATCGTGATCTCAGTCGTGACGGCGCTGGCCCTGCTGGCGCTGGTCACGCAGGCCGGAATCGTCGCCGTGCAACGCGCTCATCCGCCTCAGGGCCGGATGATCGAGGTCGATGGCGCGACGCTTCACGTCGTCGATATCGGCCCGCGCGATTCCGGCGTGCCGATCGTGATGCTGCATGGCGCGAGCTCCAATCTCGAAGCGATGCGGCGTCCTCTCGGCGACCTCCTCGCCAGGGACCATCGCATCATCCTGATCGACCGTCCCGGCCATGGCTGGAGCACGCGCGCACGGCGGCAGGATTCGACGCCGGGCATCCAGGCGCGAATGATCGATGAGGCGCTGGGCAAGCTCGGGATCGATCGCGCGGTCTTCGTGGTGCATTCCTGGAGCGGTGCGCTCGGCACGCGGATTGCGCTCGATCATGCCGGCCGCGTCGCCGGTCTGGTGATGCTCGCGCCGGTGACCCATCCCTGGCGCGGAGGTGTCGGCCGCTACAACGAGATCATCGCAACACCCGTGATCGGGCCGCTGCTCGCCTACACCGTCACGCTGCCGCTCGGCTATTTCGTTGCCGAAGCCGGCGCGCGCAGTGTCTTCCTGCCGCAAACCATGCCGGACGGTTTCGTGAAGGACTCCGCGACGCCGCTGCTGCTGCGCCCGCGTGAGTTCATCGCCAATGCCTATGATCTTGTGACGCTGAAGGAGGCGGTCGCCGCGCAGGCTCCGCGCTATGCCGAGATCGTAGCGCCGGTCACGATCATCGCTGGCGAGCCCGACAAGACGGTGTCCACCAACATCCACGCGCGCCCGTTCGCAGCCATGGTGCCGAATGCAAAGCTGATCGTGCTGCCCCATCTTGGCCACATGGTGCAGAACGCGGTGCCGGACCTTGTGAAGGCGGAGATCGAGACGATGATCCGCCACATCGTCCCGGCGCAGGCGGCCGCCGATTAG
- a CDS encoding tetratricopeptide repeat protein, which translates to MAVRFRFARTLCLALVLGTAGLAPALAQTVQPAPPGKQQKKLPEAPAKLPKVDRNKNIDFLFGALKAAPDEASAKHVEARIWAIWIQTPSDTASLLMARAKTAVDAQKIDVAIKLLDSVIKLRPDYIEAWNRRATLYYMQNDYGRSLADIREVLIREPRHFGALAGLGMIMQEVGDEKRALEAYRKALAINPHLDKIPDQVKSLTEKVEGRDI; encoded by the coding sequence ATGGCAGTGAGATTCCGCTTCGCGCGCACCTTGTGTTTGGCCCTTGTGTTGGGGACCGCCGGCCTTGCTCCGGCCCTGGCACAGACCGTTCAGCCGGCCCCGCCCGGCAAGCAGCAGAAGAAGCTGCCTGAAGCGCCGGCCAAGCTGCCGAAGGTCGATCGCAACAAGAACATCGATTTCCTGTTCGGCGCGCTGAAGGCCGCCCCCGACGAGGCCAGCGCCAAGCACGTCGAGGCGCGGATCTGGGCGATCTGGATCCAGACCCCGAGCGACACGGCATCGCTGCTGATGGCGCGGGCCAAGACCGCGGTCGACGCGCAGAAGATCGATGTGGCGATCAAGCTGCTGGATTCGGTCATCAAGCTCAGGCCCGACTACATCGAGGCCTGGAACCGGCGCGCCACGCTCTACTACATGCAGAACGATTATGGCCGTTCGCTCGCCGACATCCGCGAGGTTCTGATCCGCGAGCCCCGCCATTTCGGCGCGCTCGCAGGGCTCGGCATGATCATGCAGGAAGTCGGCGACGAGAAGCGCGCGCTCGAGGCCTACCGCAAGGCGCTCGCCATCAATCCGCACCTCGACAAGATTCCCGATCAGGTCAAGTCCCTGACCGAGAAGGTCGAAGGCCGCGACATCTAG
- the ykgO gene encoding type B 50S ribosomal protein L36, with amino-acid sequence MKVRNSLKSLRGRHRANRLVRRKGRVYVINKVQRRFKARQG; translated from the coding sequence ATGAAGGTCCGTAACTCGTTGAAATCGCTGCGCGGTCGCCATCGCGCCAACCGCCTGGTCCGCCGCAAGGGCCGGGTCTATGTGATCAACAAGGTGCAGCGCCGGTTCAAGGCTCGCCAGGGCTGA